In Pseudomonas glycinae, the DNA window GGAAGAACAGTACGACCTGACGGCGGCCTAGTTCTCGTACGAGAAAATCGCTGATCCTCATACCTGCGCCTCTGTTCACGGCTGCGCTGGAAACGACGTAGATAAACCTTCGAACATGACTCTGAATCAGAAGTCGTTTTTTGCGCTGATTTCAGACCAGCGGCATCAACTCACACCCATGAAAAAGCCCCGGACTTTCGACCGGGGCTTTCGAGTTTCAGCAATAACGAATTACGAAGCCGAACGCATCGCGCCCTGTACCGAATCCTTCGGTTGCAGCTTGAACACGTAGAACAACACGGTCAGCAGCACCAGGAACGCCGGGCCCACATACAGCGCCACGCGAGTGTCCGGGAAGTACGCCATCAGGCCGACCACCAGCACCAGGAACGCCAGCGCCAGATAGGAGCTGACCGGGAACAGCCACATTTTGTACTTCAGGCCGGCCCGTTCGCTGGCGCTCAGGCCTTTGCGGAATTTCAGCTGGGCCAGCAGGATCATCACCCAGGTCCAGATCGCGCCGAAGGTGGCGATGGATGTCACCCAGACGAAGACTTTTTCCGGTACCAGATAGTTGAGCAGCACGCCCAGCAGCAGGGCGAAGATCGACAGCAGCAACGCCCGACGCGGTACGCCGTTGCTCGAGGTGCGAGCGAAACCGGCCGGCGCCTGACCGTTCTGCGCCAGGCTGTAGAGCATGCGACCGGTGCTGAAGATGCCGCCGTTGCACGACGACAGTGCGGCGGTGATCACCACGAAGTTGATGATGCCGGCGGCGGTCTTGATGCCCAGACGCTCGAAGGTCATCACGAACGGACTGCCCTGGGTGCCGATTTCGTTCCACGGATAGATCGACAGGATCACGAACAGCGCGCCGACGTAGAACAACAGGATCCGCCAGAACACCGAGCCGATCGCATTCGGGATGGTCTTCTGCGGGTTCTTCGCTTCACCGGCGGTCAGGCCGATCATTTCCACGCCCAGATAGGCGAACATCAC includes these proteins:
- a CDS encoding amino acid permease; amino-acid sequence: MPVGNHPPHGETAQGGPLKRELGERHIRLMALGACIGVGLFLGSAKAIEMAGPAIMLSYIIGGLAILVIMRALGEMAVHNPVAGSFSRYAQDYLGPLAGFLTGWNYWFLWLVTCVAEITAVAVYMGIWFPDVPRWIWALAALVSMGSINLIAVKAFGEFEFWFALIKIVTIIAMVLGGIGIIAFGFGNDGVALGISNLWAHGGFMPNGVTGVLMSLQMVMFAYLGVEMIGLTAGEAKNPQKTIPNAIGSVFWRILLFYVGALFVILSIYPWNEIGTQGSPFVMTFERLGIKTAAGIINFVVITAALSSCNGGIFSTGRMLYSLAQNGQAPAGFARTSSNGVPRRALLLSIFALLLGVLLNYLVPEKVFVWVTSIATFGAIWTWVMILLAQLKFRKGLSASERAGLKYKMWLFPVSSYLALAFLVLVVGLMAYFPDTRVALYVGPAFLVLLTVLFYVFKLQPKDSVQGAMRSAS